From Citricoccus sp. SGAir0253, a single genomic window includes:
- a CDS encoding PIG-L deacetylase family protein translates to MTTTSETPAPARGRLLVVGAHSADFVWRAAGAVAKFVKAGGEAKVVALTYGERGESGELWKQEGQTEENVKRIRHGEAERASAHLGATFEAFDLGDYPLVNDHADIERLAGLMRDFAPTVVLTHPDTDPFNPDHPVAYQMVQKARLMTSGAGVESGFRTAPPSEFLVFEPHQPELCGFVPSVFVDITEVFEQKKAAMAEMKAQAYLQSYYAERAEHRGNHARKVTGTKEIRQAEAFMRLVPNVVGSL, encoded by the coding sequence ATGACCACCACCTCCGAGACCCCCGCCCCCGCGAGGGGCCGGCTCCTCGTCGTCGGCGCCCACTCCGCCGACTTCGTCTGGCGCGCGGCCGGCGCCGTCGCGAAGTTCGTGAAGGCCGGCGGCGAGGCCAAGGTCGTCGCGCTCACCTACGGGGAGCGCGGCGAGTCCGGCGAGCTGTGGAAGCAGGAGGGCCAGACGGAGGAGAACGTCAAGAGGATCCGCCACGGCGAGGCCGAGCGGGCCTCGGCCCACCTGGGCGCCACCTTCGAGGCCTTCGACCTCGGCGACTACCCGCTCGTCAACGACCACGCGGACATCGAGCGCCTGGCCGGGCTCATGCGGGACTTCGCCCCCACCGTGGTGCTGACGCACCCGGACACGGACCCCTTCAACCCGGACCACCCGGTGGCGTACCAGATGGTCCAGAAGGCCCGGCTGATGACCTCCGGGGCCGGCGTCGAGTCCGGGTTCCGGACCGCCCCGCCCAGCGAGTTCCTCGTCTTCGAGCCGCACCAGCCGGAGCTGTGCGGCTTCGTGCCCTCCGTGTTCGTGGACATCACCGAGGTCTTCGAGCAGAAGAAGGCCGCCATGGCGGAGATGAAGGCGCAGGCCTACCTGCAGTCCTACTACGCCGAGCGCGCCGAGCACCGCGGCAACCACGCCCGCAAGGTCACCGGCACCAAGGAGATCCGCCAGGCCGAGGCGTTCATGCGCCTGGTCCCGAACGTCGTGGGGTCCCTGTGA
- a CDS encoding ABC transporter ATP-binding protein, giving the protein MSHATPVTAPRDGTHGHGGTGEDQEGGCLLSVRDIVQEFESRGPGGVKEGVVHAVSGVSFDLMPGETLGIVGETGSGKSTLARAVIQVDRPKSGSVVFRGRDLTELGRKELRRVWSEFQMVYQDPFGSLNPRWRIEDVVAEPLRGHSRLDRSERRARVRELLDLVGLDPDTYLRRRPMDLSGGQAQRVAIARAIALEPSVIICDEAISSLDVLIQAQIINLFERLRVEMGLSYLFIAHDLATVKQVSDRVAVLYLGQLAEIAPSDRLYETPRHPYTRALLDSVPGLDPETGVAKRPVVLGGDVPSPLDPPSGCRFRTRCPFAQDVCAEVEPRLEACAGGGQAACHFPLDDDGLPTNGHPAGAGRRSAGRRDGEVEALGSPARP; this is encoded by the coding sequence ATGAGCCACGCTACGCCGGTGACGGCACCCCGGGACGGGACCCACGGACACGGGGGTACCGGCGAGGACCAGGAGGGCGGGTGCCTGCTGTCCGTCAGGGACATCGTCCAGGAGTTCGAGAGCCGCGGCCCGGGTGGGGTCAAGGAGGGGGTGGTCCACGCCGTCTCGGGGGTCTCCTTCGACCTGATGCCGGGGGAGACGCTGGGGATCGTGGGGGAGACCGGCTCCGGCAAGAGCACGCTGGCACGCGCGGTGATCCAGGTCGACCGCCCGAAGTCCGGCTCCGTCGTGTTCCGGGGCCGGGACCTGACGGAGCTGGGGCGCAAGGAGCTGCGCCGGGTCTGGTCGGAGTTCCAGATGGTCTACCAGGACCCGTTCGGCTCCCTCAACCCGCGCTGGCGGATCGAGGACGTGGTGGCCGAGCCCCTGCGGGGGCACTCGAGGCTGGACCGGTCCGAGCGGCGGGCGCGCGTCCGGGAGTTGCTGGACCTGGTGGGACTGGATCCGGACACCTACCTTCGCCGCCGGCCCATGGACCTCTCGGGAGGCCAGGCGCAGCGCGTGGCGATCGCGCGGGCGATCGCGCTGGAGCCGTCCGTCATCATCTGCGACGAGGCGATCTCCTCCCTCGACGTGCTGATCCAGGCCCAGATCATCAACCTCTTCGAACGGCTCCGGGTCGAGATGGGGTTGTCCTACCTGTTCATCGCCCATGACCTGGCGACCGTGAAGCAGGTCAGCGATCGCGTGGCGGTGCTCTACCTCGGCCAGTTGGCCGAGATCGCGCCGTCGGACCGGCTCTACGAGACGCCGCGCCATCCCTACACGCGGGCGCTGCTGGACTCGGTGCCCGGGCTAGACCCGGAGACCGGGGTCGCCAAGCGGCCGGTGGTGCTGGGCGGCGACGTGCCCAGCCCCCTGGACCCGCCCTCCGGCTGCCGGTTCCGGACGCGTTGTCCCTTCGCCCAGGACGTCTGTGCCGAGGTGGAGCCCCGGCTCGAGGCGTGTGCCGGGGGCGGGCAGGCCGCCTGCCACTTCCCCCTCGACGACGACGGGCTGCCGACCAACGGGCACCCGGCCGGGGCGGGCCGGCGTTCCGCCGGGAGGCGGGACGGTGAGGTCGAGGCCCTGGGCTCCCCGGCCCGTCCCTGA
- a CDS encoding DUF6282 family protein: MTQHPVPSARARELVRGAYDLHVHVAPDVMRRRIDDLDLARRFRDLGLAGFVIKSHYVPTAERAEHVRTLVPEVDALGAITLNASVGGMNPVAVEIAGRGGARVVWFPTVDSANQRSCLAEEPEGATPPMWAQLQQDIEDAGMRAEAVPVLTADGAPTTQTAQVLQVMAKHSMVLATGHLHPDESATLVPAARAAGVGRIVVTHPEFTSQRMGLDAQQSLAAQGVFLERCLTTPLTGKVPWETWHRNIRGAGVENSVVSTDLGQPFNPPVEDGLAIVADLMLDQDYTEAEIRLMTVHNSRHLAGADPLPDAPAHLR; this comes from the coding sequence ATGACGCAGCACCCCGTCCCCTCGGCCCGGGCCCGCGAACTGGTCCGCGGCGCGTACGACCTCCACGTGCACGTGGCCCCGGACGTCATGAGGCGCCGGATCGACGACCTGGACCTGGCCCGCCGCTTCCGGGACCTCGGGCTGGCCGGCTTCGTCATCAAGTCCCACTACGTCCCCACCGCGGAGCGCGCCGAGCACGTGCGCACGCTCGTCCCGGAGGTGGACGCCCTCGGGGCCATCACGCTCAACGCCTCGGTGGGCGGGATGAACCCCGTCGCGGTGGAGATCGCCGGCCGCGGCGGGGCGCGCGTGGTCTGGTTCCCCACGGTGGACTCGGCCAACCAGCGCTCCTGCCTGGCCGAGGAGCCCGAGGGGGCCACCCCGCCGATGTGGGCCCAGCTGCAGCAGGACATCGAGGACGCCGGCATGCGGGCCGAGGCCGTCCCGGTCCTCACCGCGGACGGCGCGCCGACCACCCAGACCGCCCAGGTGCTCCAGGTCATGGCCAAGCACTCCATGGTGCTGGCCACGGGTCACCTGCACCCGGACGAGTCCGCCACCCTCGTCCCGGCGGCCCGGGCGGCCGGCGTCGGGCGCATCGTCGTCACCCACCCGGAGTTCACCTCCCAGCGGATGGGCCTGGACGCCCAGCAGTCCCTCGCCGCGCAGGGCGTGTTCCTCGAGCGCTGCCTGACCACCCCGCTGACCGGGAAGGTCCCGTGGGAGACCTGGCACCGCAACATCCGCGGCGCGGGCGTGGAGAACTCCGTGGTCTCCACCGACCTCGGCCAGCCGTTCAACCCGCCGGTCGAGGACGGGCTGGCGATCGTCGCCGACCTCATGCTGGACCAGGACTACACCGAGGCGGAGATCCGGCTCATGACCGTCCACAACTCCCGGCACCTCGCCGGGGCCGACCCGCTGCCCGACGCCCCGGCGCACCTGCGCTGA